A DNA window from Leishmania donovani BPK282A1 complete genome, chromosome 25 contains the following coding sequences:
- a CDS encoding modification methylase-like protein yields MASARSYPPSYPAGVFVVRSKQELAPLVARLRAARRLKPGRNVTVFDGEHFAEVADALEIRLSASAPEGHGGGATEDAACGLRETLVHLRETTEAEAVQLVMATQTGRRTGLSGNDGISALPPTSLFTSEAHLTSARASAPAVMCERCALITARDSVEGEEFLSLLRVPCAERAGTRWPLYMAAHVVGEFAETELRALLSSDGSSGGPSTESDGADGHESMKSSTPVAYIRGVRRFHRVCCPVLAEMPSALAAMRRAALLQRHHRLAQRDEAAADSPCASPSSEAGAPSLSAATLQRSSAPPGGLSRDANTVCSPFFTFSELFGGIGMFRSGLERVGGRAAFAVEFAPPAQIVYALNHRCLHDCPAALQLPNAKQEDPGEDTRGLLTQRGGGRLRSGTALSAAASAAAEDHAAMEGGFPDATARSVPFLVGDITEIPSAFFPTHDVLTGGFPCQSFAKAGDAAGLHADKGWLFYEVVRVLAATRPTAFLLENVEHLVEVEAGAQLAVILARLRRPASALSTPTAEDVALEYEVQHVVVDGGALTPQTRKRVYFFGFRVASPLVPARAVPLDRALCQSALPRADDGEASAAAARVVADALQRIKAASLDSPYRIVQELLVAPSTVDLSYSTPQGRSIQDEPTSTSHGEKSAAHSSAHGDVQLTSAQWEAVRRSRTYRQNPLWRLCDVQGRARTLLGSYRTSYQLYSEFVPFSSERTQHEVVAMLLEKTPLKPGDDADDVRAGGSENPAIPAPPPPPLRFFALRECARLQGIEDTFLLPHDTTQLSSSADGATPPGAAVIPAAVLRQVPSGAVYKLIGNAVNPRVVACLGGAIASYLQERRR; encoded by the coding sequence ATGGCGTCCGCGAGGTCCTACCCGCCTTCGTACCCAGCTGGTGTCTTCGTGGTCCGCTCGAAGCAAGAGCTGGCGCCTCttgtggcgcggctgcgcgcggcCCGACGACTGAAGCCAGGGCGTAACGTCACTGTGTTCGACGGCGAGCACTTTGCCGAGGTGGCGGATGCGCTGGAGATCAGGCTATCGGCGAGCGCGCCTGAAGGGCATGGGGGCGGCGCCACTGAGGACGCGGCCTGCGGCCTGAGGGAGACGCTGGTGCACCTTCGTGAGACGACCGAGGCCGAGGCAGTACAGCTTGTGATGGCCACGCAGacggggaggaggacaggGCTTTCAGGAAACGATGGCATCAGCGCACTTCCGCCCACAAGTCTCTTCACGTCTGAGGCGCATTTGACTagtgcgcgcgcatctgccCCAGCAGTGATGTGTGAACGGTGTGCGCTCATCACAGCGCGCGACTCCGTCGAAGGTGAAGAATTtctttcgctgctgcgcgtcccCTGTGCGGAGCGAGCAGGCACAAGGTGGCCACTGTACATGGCGGCGCACGTAGTCGGCGAGTTTGCGGAGACGGAGCTTcgcgcgcttctctcttctgaTGGATCGAGTGGCGGCCCCAGCACCGAAAGTGACGGTGCTGACGGACACGAGTCGATGAAATCATCTACACCGGTGGCTTACATCCGGGGCGTCCGGCGGTTCCACCGTGTGTGCTGCCCGGTGCTAGCGGAGATGCCATCTGCGCTcgcagcgatgcggcgcgcagcattgctgcagcgtcaccaccgcctcgcccAACGtgatgaggcggcggcagacagcCCGTGTGCGTCGCCATCATCGGAAGCGGGTGCGCCATCACTATCGGCTGCCACCCTCCAGCGCAGTAGCGCTCCGCCGGGGGGCCTCTCTCGAGATGCCAACACCGTCTGCAGTCCGTTTTTCACGTTCTCCGAGTTGTTTGGAGGCATTGGCATGTTCCGCAGTGGCCTGGAGCGCGTTGGTGGCCGTGCCGCTTTCGCCGTGGAGTTCGCGCCTCCTGCGCAGATCGTCTACGCACTCAACCACCGCTGCCTGCACGACTGTCCAGCCGCCCTACAGCTGCCAAACGCGAAGCAAGAAGATCCCGGAGAAGACACCAGAGGCTTACTCActcagcgcggcggcggccgcctccgcagcgggACCGCCttgtccgctgccgcctccgcagcagccgaggacCACGCAGCGATGGAGGGAGGCTTTCCTGACGCCACAGCGCGCTCTGTGCCGTTCCTCGTCGGCGACATCACCGAGATACCCAGCGCCTTCTTTCCCACGCACGACGTGCTCACAGGCGGCTTCCCGTGTCAGAGCTTCGCCAAggctggcgacgctgcagggCTGCACGCGGACAAGGGGTGGCTGTTCTACGAGGTGGTGCGGGTACTGGCTGCTACTCGACCGACAGCATTCTTGCTGGAGAATGTGGAGCATCTTGTCGAGGTGGAGgctggcgcgcagctcgctgTGATCCTTGCCCGGCTCCGCCGCCCGGCGTCGGCGTTGTCCACGCCAACCGCCGAGGATGTCGCGTTGGAGTACGAGGTGCAGCATGTggtcgtggatggcggcgCCCTAACACCGCAGACGCGAAAGCGAGTGTACTTCTTCGGCTTCCGGGTCGCCTCACCTCTGGTGCCGGCACGTGCGGTGCCCCTTGATCGCGCCCTCTGTCAGTCCGCCCTGCCTCGCGCTGACGATGGGGAGGCAAGTGCGGCTGCAGCCCGAGTTGTTGCTGATGCCCTTCAACGAATCAAGGCCGCTTCTCTGGACTCGCCATACCGCATCGTCCAGGAGCTGCTTGTGGCCCCCTCAACTGTGGACTTGTCGTACTCAACACCACAAGGCCGCTCAATACAGGATGAGCCAACTAGCACATCACacggagagaagagcgcggcCCACAGCTCCGCACACGGTGACGTTCAGCTGACTTCCGCTCAATGGGAGGCGGTTCGACGCAGTCGCACGTACCGGCAGAACCCACTGTGGCGTCTGTGCGACGTGCAAGGGCGGGCCCGCACCCTGCTGGGTAGCTACCGCACGAGCTATCAACTCTACTCCGAGTTTGTGCCTTTTTCATCAGAGCGGACGCAGCATGAGGTCGTGGCGATGCTACTGGAGAAGACGCCGCTGAAGCCAGGGGACGACGCCGATGAtgtgcgcgctggcggctcAGAGAACCCGGCGAttccggcgccgccgcctccaccgctgcggttcttcgcgctgcgcgagtgcgcgcgcttgcAAGGAATCGAGGACACTTTCCTTCTTCCGCACGACACGACGCAGCTTTCGTCAAGCGCTGATGGCGCAACTCCACCGGGTGCTGCTGTGATTCCTGCTGCAGTGCTCCGCCAGGTGCCATCCGGTGCCGTTTACAAGCTGATTGGCAACGCCGTCAACCCGCGGGTAGTGGCATGCTtgggcggcgccatcgcgtcCTACCTGCAAGAGCGACGTCGCTGA
- a CDS encoding ribosomal protein S25 produces MPPKAGQTKKAKMEAANKGAKKTTKKWSKGQSREALQNAVMFDKETYDKLRSEVPKYKLITPSIISDRLKIAVSIAAAGLKQLCREKLIRLVSCSSKTRVYTRIVQAAPAEAAAAAPAAE; encoded by the coding sequence ATGCCGCCGAAGGCTGGCCAGACGAAGAAGGCCAAGATGGAGGCCGCCAACAAGGGCGCGAAGAAGACCACGAAGAAGTGGAGCAAGGGCCAGTCCCGCGAGGCTCTGCAGAACGCCGTGATGTTCGACAAGGAGACGTACGACAAGCTCCGCAGCGAGGTGCCCAAGTACAAACTCATCACCCCGTCGATCATCTCCGACCGACTCAAGATTGCCgtctccatcgccgccgcgggccTCAAGCAGCTGTGCCGCGAAAAGCTCATCCGCCTGGTGTCGTGCTCCAGCAAGACCCGCGTGTACACGCGCATCGTGCAGGCCGCCCCGGctgaggcggctgccgctgctccggcTGCCGAGTAA